In Brachionichthys hirsutus isolate HB-005 chromosome 5, CSIRO-AGI_Bhir_v1, whole genome shotgun sequence, a single genomic region encodes these proteins:
- the LOC137893732 gene encoding dentin sialophosphoprotein-like, which produces MALQRPECSDCSDCSDCSDCTDCSDCSDCTDCSDYTDCSDCTNCSDCSDCSDCSNCSDCTDCSDCTECSKCSECTECSDYTECSDCTNCSDYTDCSDCTDCTDCSDCTNCSDCTECSKCSECTECSDYTECSDCTNCSDCTECSKCSECTECSDCTNCSDYTECSDCSNCTECSECSECSDCTECSDCTECSECTECSDCTKCSECTDCTDCSSPFSAHSWRPTIGCSQQWKEKDHPELPGQGAFF; this is translated from the exons ATGGCTCTTCA GAGGCCTGAATGCAGCGACTGCAGCGACTGCAGCGACTGCAGCGACTGCACCGACTGCAGCGACTGCAGCGACTGCACCGACTGCAGCGACTACACCGACTGCAGCGACTGCACCAACTGCAGCGACTGCAGCGACTGCAGCGACTGCAGCAACTGCAGCGACTGCACCGACTGCAGCGACTGCACTGAATGCAGCAAATGCAGCGAATGCACCGAATGCAGCGACTACACCGAATGCAGCGACTGCACCAACTGCAGCGACTACACCGACTGCAGCGACTGCACCGACTGCACCGACTGCAGCGACTGCACCAACTGCAGTGACTGCACTGAATGCAGCAAATGCAGCGAATGCACCGAATGCAGCGACTACACCGAATGCAGCGACTGCACCAACTGCAGTGACTGCACTGAATGCAGCAAATGCAGCGAATGCACCGAATGCAGCGACTGCACCAACTGCAGCGACTACACCGAATGCAGCGACTGCAGCAACTGCACCGAATGCAGCGAATGCAGCGAATGCAGCGACTGCACCGAATGCAGCGACTGCACCGAATGCAGCGAATGCACCGAATGCAGCGACTGCACCAAATGCAGCGAATGCACCGACTGCACCGACTGCAGCAGCCCTTTTAGTGCACACTCGTGGAGACCAACCATCGGTTGCTCTCAGCAGTGGAAAGAAAAGGATCACCCAGAGCTCCCCGGGCAAGGCGCTTTTTTTTAG